The following are encoded in a window of Prochlorococcus marinus str. MIT 1013 genomic DNA:
- a CDS encoding uracil phosphoribosyltransferase, with translation MSMSLRVIVPPHPLISHWLTILRNPTTPEILYATGLEQLGTWLTYEALRDWIPSKKEQITASAGKIECSIIDPNIPILAIPYLPAGLELFRGARNLIPNSNLCIGGLPKEIEENAGIIFYIDQITTGKQLLKDLNHLKNKKIDARRIRVITALAANQGLKEIGENIQDLNIYCACIDPELISESELSPGIGDPSLRIKTRVTSSD, from the coding sequence ATGTCAATGAGCTTAAGAGTAATAGTTCCTCCGCACCCACTCATATCACATTGGTTAACTATTTTAAGGAACCCTACTACCCCAGAAATCCTCTATGCAACAGGCCTAGAACAACTTGGTACCTGGCTAACTTATGAAGCTCTGAGAGATTGGATCCCAAGTAAAAAAGAGCAGATCACTGCTTCAGCAGGAAAAATTGAGTGTTCAATTATTGATCCAAATATTCCTATTTTGGCAATTCCTTATTTGCCTGCAGGGCTTGAGCTCTTTAGGGGTGCTAGAAATTTAATTCCTAATTCAAATTTGTGTATTGGCGGGCTACCTAAAGAAATTGAGGAAAATGCAGGAATTATTTTTTACATAGATCAAATAACAACCGGTAAACAACTTTTAAAAGATTTAAATCATCTTAAAAATAAAAAAATTGATGCAAGAAGGATAAGAGTGATTACAGCATTAGCCGCTAATCAAGGACTTAAAGAAATCGGTGAAAATATTCAAGATTTGAATATTTATTGTGCTTGTATAGATCCTGAATTAATATCAGAAAGTGAACTATCACCAGGAATTGGTGATCCATCATTACGTATCAAAACCAGAGTCACCTCATCGGACTAG